The following is a genomic window from Sphingomonas sinipercae.
GCACCGCGAAGATCGGGCGCGCGAAGTAGAGGCAGGCGAAGAACAGGGCCGCAAGCACGCCGACCGACCACAGCAGCCGGCGCCTCAGCTCGATCAAATGATCGAGCAGCGGCGCCTTGGTCTCGTCGATTTCGCTCACGGCAATTCGCGCTGCGGATGCTCGAGCGGAAGCGGCGGCTGGTCGTCGCTGACCGGCTCCACCTCAGGCTCGACGATGGCCGTCGGATCGGTCAGCGCCGGATATTCGCGCATGATCCGCTCATTCTCCTCGCGCCATTTCTTCTCCATTTCCTCCAGCTCTGCTTCGCGGACCATCGCTTCGAAGCCGCTGGTGAAATGCCGCGCCATGCCGCGCATCTTGCCGACCCAGCGCCCGACGGTGCGCATCGTCGTCGGCAATTCCTTGGGGCCAATGAACAGCAGCGCCAGGACGGCGACAATCAGCAGTTCTGTGGAATCGACGCCGAACATGGGCCGGCGGCGCGCTTAGCGGCGCGGCTCGTCGTCTCGCAGCGGCGGTTGCTCTGCGGTCGGGCGCGGTTCGGGGGTGACTTCGATGGGACGCTCGGGCGGGCGGCTTTGCAGGCGGCCTTCAGCTTCGACGCGCTTGCGCCGCTCTTCTTCCTCGTCGCCAATGCCTTCCTTGAAGCTGCGCAGGCCCTTGCCGACGTCCTTCATCGCCGCCGAGAAGCGGTTGCCGCCGAACAGCAGCAGCAGGAACAGGCCGAGGATGATCCAGTGAATGAGGCTGAAGCCGCCCATGAACTCACTCCTTTGAACCTGTATCTAGTCGTCCTCGTCGCCGCTTTCCAGTTGCAGTTCGCCCATGGCCGCAAACGCCGCCTCGTCGAGCGGATCGAGCAGGCCGGCGGCTTTCAGGTCGTCGATCCCGGGTAGGTCGCGACGCGACGCGAGGCCGAAGTGGGTAAGGAATTCGGCCGTGGTCGCGTAGAGCAGTGGGCGGCCCGGCCCTTCGCGGCGGCCCGCCGTCCGCACCCAGCCTGCCTCCATCAGCACGTCGAGCGTGCCTTTCGAAATCTGCACGCCGCGGATCGCCTCGATCTCGGCGCGGCTGACCGGCTCATGATAGGCAATGATCGCCAGCGTCTCGGTGGCCGCGCGCGACAGTCGGCGCGGCTCTTCGCGGGTCCGGCGCAGCAAGTGGGCAAGATCCGGCGCGGTCTGGAAATGCCAGCGACCGCCGCGCTCGACCAGTTCGACTCCGTGCCCCTGATACACCTCGGCAAGCTGCGCCAGCGCCGCGTCGAGGTCGCCCTCGCCGACGTGCTGGGCAAGCTCGGCCACCGTCAACGGCGTCTCCGATGCGAACAGGGTCGCTTCGACCGCCCGGGCCAGCTCGTCCATCAGGCGACCCTGACCCGCAACGGCGCGAAGGCGCTTTCCTGGGCGAGGTCGAGCCGGCCGCGCCGGGCCAGTTCCAGGGTTGCGACAAAGCTCGAGGCAAGCGCCGACTTGGCGTATTGCGGATCGGCCGTGTCGGGCAGGAACGCGCGAATCTCGGTCCACTCGATGGCCATGCCGATCAGCTTGCCGACCCGTTCGATCGCTTCTTCCAGGGTCATGACCGAACGCGCGTGGACGACGTGGAAGGCCGGTTGGGTGCGCGCCTTAACCGTGCCGTAAGCGGCGAACAGGTCGAAGGCGGTGGCATGCCACGCCGACTTGCGCACCAGCCGAAGACCCTCCGGCGCCGCCCGGACGAAAACATCGCGGCCGACGCGGTCGCGGCCCATCAGGCGAGCGCCGGCTTCGCGCATGGCATCCAGCCGCTGCAGCCGCATCTGCAGGCGCAGCGCGATTTCTTCCGGGCTGGGATCCTGCTCCGGATCCTTGGGAAGCAGCAGGCAGGATTTAAGGTAGGCCAGCCACGCCGCCATGACGAGATAGTCGGCGGCGATCTCAAGCTTCAGCGCTCGCGCCTGGTTCAAGTAAGCGAGATATTGTTCGACCAGCGCGAGGATGGAAATCTGCGCCAGATCGACCTTTTGCCCGCGCGCGAGCTCGAGCAACAGGTCGAGCGGACCTTCCCAGCCATCGAGCGTAAGGTTGAGCTCATCCGGCTCGCTGTGCACCAATCTGAGCTGCTGCTCGGCCATCAGGCGAGGCTATCGCGCCGTTCAGGCAAGCGCCAGAAGCTGGTCGCGCTTGTCCACACATTCCGCAAAGCTGGGGCCGTCCTGCGCTTCGGCGATGGTGGCCATGGCCCGCGCCAGCCGCTCCTCCCCAACCGCGCTCATTGCCGGCACTGCGGCAGCGATCGCGACCATCTCCTCCATGATTCCCGAACAATGCAGCGCGACATCGCAACCGGCGGCCACGGCGCCGGCAGCGCGCTCCCCGAAATCGCCTTGGAGCGCGTTCATGCCAAGATCGTCGCTCATCAGCCAGCCGTCGAACCCGATGCGCTCGCGAATGATTTGGCTGATGACGGTTGGCGAAAGGCTGCCCGGACGCGCCTTGTCCCAGGCAGTGTAGACGACATGGGCGGTCATCCCCATCGGCGCCCAGTTCAACCGCTCGAAGGGTTCGAGATCGACCTGCAATTCTTCTTCGCTGGCGGTGACCACCGGCAGTTCGAGGTGGCTGTCGACCAGGGCCCGGCCGTGGCCCGGCATATGCTTGATCACCCCGACCACGCCCGCGGACCGAAGCCCCGTTAGGACCGCGCGGCCGAGCGCCGCAACCTGCATCGGATCGGCGCCGAGCGCGCGATCGCCGACAATGTCGCTGGCGCCCGGCTGTCGGACGTCGAGCATCGGCAGGCAGTCGACGTTGATTCCCGCCTCGGCGAGCATCAGCCCGAGGGCGCGCGCGTTGGAGCGGACCGCCTCGATCGCCGATGAGGGCGCCGTTTCGTAGAGACGCGCGAAGGCTTCCGCCGCCGGGAAGGCGGGCCATTCCGGCGCCTTCATCCGCGCCACCCGGCCGCCTTCCTGATCGATCAGGATCGGCACGTCGGCGCGGCCCGACAGGTCCCGCAACGCGTCCGTCAGCGTCAGCAGTTGCTGCTGGCTCTCGCAATTGCGCTTGAAGAGGATGAACCCCGCTGGGTCGGCATCGCGAAAGAAGCCGCGTTCCTCGTCCGAAAGCTGGGGCCCGGCGAGTCCGTAAATTGCAGCCTGCACCGTCCTACCTCGCGATGAAACAGCTTTCGCCGGCGGCCTGGAGCGCCTTGCACATCTCCTGCGCCCGCGCCGGGCTGGAAGCGCCGGCCCGCAAGCGATAGCCGCTGCTGCCGCCCGCCGAATATGGCACGACGATCTTGCTGAGGCTGCCCAGGTCCGGGAAACGCGCGGTCAGGGCGCTCCACGCCCGCTGTGCCTGCGCCGTATTCTTGTAAGCACCGAGCTGGATGACCGAGCCGCCGCCCGAAACCGCCGGCTGTTCAGGCTTTGCTTCCGATTTTGGCGTGGGCGGTACGGGCTTTTCGGCCTCGGCCGCGGGCGTCGCCTCCGATTGGGGCGCGGGGACGGATCCGGGCTGCCGCGGCAGCCGGCTGGTGTCGAGCTGGGAATCGAAGTCCTGCCCGGCGCTGGTTTGATAGGCCGTCTCGCTGTCCCCGGCGACGTCCAGCCCGCCAGGATCGGTCGGCTTGACCTTGTAGGGGCCTGAAGGCGCTTCGATCAGTTCCGGAGCGCTGCCGGCTTCGCCAGCATCCTTGCGGCCAATCCAAAAAAAGGTCGCGGCGACGATTGCTGCGGCGGCAAGCACGACCACGAGCGCGGCGAGCATCCGCCCCGCCGAAACGCCGCTCGGCGCGTCTTCATCCTCGACTTCCTGCAGCCAGGGCAGGCGGTCCTCGTCGTAGACCGCGCGGCTGTCGGACATCAGCGCATCTCCTCGGCGGCCTCGACCCCCATCAGCTTCAGGCCGCTGCGAATGATTTGCCCGATGCCCCGCGCCAGTTCCAGACGGGCCCGAGAAAGCTGTGGATTGTCCTCCACCAGGAAGCGCCGGCCCGGATCGTCGTTGCCGCGGTTCCAGAGGGCGTGGAACGCCGCCGCCAAATCGTAGAGATAAAAAGCAATGCGATGCGGTTCGTGAGCCATTGCCGCGGCCTCGATCGTCCGCGGGAACTGGGCCGCGAACTTGACCAGCCCCAGTTCCTCTTCGTCCAGCAGCGACAGGTCGGCGCCAGCGTCGAGGCTGACCCCCGCATCCGCCGCCTTGCGGTGCAGTGAGGAAATCCGCGCATGGGCATATTGCACGTAGAAGACCGGATTATCCTTCGACGCCTCGACGACCTTGGCGAAGTCGAAGTCGAGCATCGTATCGGCGCGCTTGGTCAGCATCATGAAGCGAACGACGTCCTTGCCGACCTCGCCGACAACATCGGCCAGCGTGACGAAGTCGCCCGCCCGCTTCGACATCTTTACCGGCTCACCCGCGCGGAACAGGCGCACCATCTGGACCAGCTTCACATCGAGGTCGACGCGGCCGTCGGTCAGCGCCTTGACCGCCGATTGGACGCGCTTGACCGTGCCGGCGTGGTCGGCACCCCAGATGTTGACCAGATGGTCGGCATCCTGCGCCTTTTTCAGGTGATAGGCAGCATCGGCCCCGAAATAGGTCCAGCTGCCGTCCGACTTCTTCATCGGCCGGTCCTGGTCGTCGCCGAACTCGGTCGATCGGAACAAGGTCAGCTCGACCGGCTCCCAGTCGTCCGGAGTTTCGCCCTTTGGCGCCTCGAGCGTGCCTTGGTAGATCAGCCCGCGCTGCTTGAGCTGCTCCAGGCCGGCATCGACCGCGCCCGACTGCTGCAGCTTCGCTTCCGATGCGAAAATGTCGTGGTGGATATTGAGCAGCGCGAGGTCGTGGCGGATTAGGTCGAGCATCGCGGCGACCGCGCGCTCCATGAACAATGCCAGCCATTCGCTTTCGGGTGCCTGCGCGAACCGGTCGCCATATTCGGCCGCGAGCGCGGTACCGATCGGCACCAGGTAATCCCCTGGGTACATGCCCTCGGGGATCGGGCCGATGTCCTCGCCGAGCGCTTCGCGGTACCGCAAGTGCACCGAACGGGCGAGCGTTTCGACCTGGCTGCCCGCGTCGTTGACGTAATATTCCTTGGTGACCCGGAATCCCGCCGCTTCGAGCAGGCGCGCCAGCGCATCGCCGACGACCGCGCCGCGGCAATGACCCATGTGCAGCGGCCCGGTCGGGTTGGCGGAGACATATTCGACGTTGACCCGCTCATTCTTGCCCGCGGTCGACTGGCCGTACGCGTCGCCTTCGCGAAGGATCGTCGCCAGTTCATTACGCCAGCTTTCGGGCGCCAGGCGGATGTTGAGGAAGCCCGGCCCGGCGACTTCGACCGAAGCGACGGTCGGGATCGCCTCCAGCTTGGGCGCGATTGCCGCAGCCAGCGACCGCGGGTTGGTCGAAGCCGCTTTCGCAAGCACCATCGCCGCATTGGTCGCCAGGTCGCCGTGCGCCGGGTCGCGCGGCGGCTCGACCGCGACCGCGCGCCGATTGATGTCCGCCGGCAGCGTGCCGTCAGCCTGAAGTTCGTCCAACACTCCGTCGAGGAGCGCTGCGTAATGAGAGTATACGCTCAACTTATGTTCACCATGGGATCGGCAGAGCGCGCCCTCTAACGCACCACCATCGCCGCGTCACGGGTGCTTGCCGCGCGGCCGTCCGTCGCTAGAAGCGGTCCGACCGCTACGGAGATTCACAATGATCAATGTTTTCATCGCTCTACTCGCCACCGGCGCTGCCCAGGCTGTGATGCCGACGGTTTCGCCCGCGCCGGCCCGTCCGCTGAGCAGCATTCCCGGCGTGACGGTCAAATATTACGATGTCCCCGGCAATACGCCCGAAGCGGTCAACAAGGCGATCATCGCCATGCGCACGGCTCCCGGAACGTCTGGCCCGAAGACGGTCAGCACCGCTTGGAGCACCGACGCGGAAATCGGCAAGACGACGACCGCGGGCGTTTGCAAGGTTGCTTCCGCGAAGGTCAATTTCACTGGCACGGTCGAGCTGCCCCGGCTGGCGACGCAGTCCGCCAAGCCGGAATTCCTCAAGAACTGGAATGGGTTTGTCAGCGGGCTGGAGGCTGAGGCCGCCGCCGATCTCGGTTATGTCTATGACAATCGGGGGATGATCGAAAAAGCGATCATGGCGGCCCCCTGCGATGGCACTGCAGAAGCGATGAAGGCCGCCAGCGAGCAGCTGAAGGCGCAGGTCCGCACCGCCAGTGCGCAGCGCGCCGCGGCCCGCTCCGCGGCCGCACGAGCGGCGACGGCACAAAGCGCGCAACCCGCCGCGCCGACGGCCGAGCCCAAGCGCTCGCGCGAAAAGAGCATCAGCGGTCTCGACAAGCAGACCACACGGCCGACCGACGACTAGGAAACGGTTAGAAGCGTTCCGGAAGATCGACCGGCCCGACCAACGCTCGATAGCGGGCGATTGCGAACGGGTCGGTCATCCCGGCAATGAAGTCGCCAACGCGGCGGCTGTGGTCCACCGCGTCGCCTGACCCGCGCCAGTCTTCGGGAAGCAGGCTGGGGTCATCGAGATAGGCCTTGGCGAGGCCCGCGATGACCTGCTGCGCCTGCTGTCGTACCGGATGCAGCGCCGGCGCGTTGTAGACCTGGTCGTAGAGAAACCGCTTCAACGCCCGCTCCTCGGCGGCGAGCCCGGCTGAAAATCCGACCAGGGGACCATTGGCGGCACGCACGTCGTCCACGGTTTCGACACCGCTTGCGTCGATCCTCCGGCGCGTCTCCTCCAGCACATCCGCAACCATGGTGCCGATCTGGTCGCGCACGAGCGCCCGCTGCATCTTGTCGGGTGCCAACGTCCCGCAGCGCTCCTCGATCATGCCCCAGTGGCGCGCCACAAGCGGTACTTCCCTCAGGCTTTCGGTATCGAGCAGCCCCGCCCGCAGCCCATCGTCGATATCGTGATTGTCATAGGCGATGTCGTCCGCGATCGCCGCCACCTGCGCTTCCAGGCTCGGCCAGGAACCCAGTCTCAGGTCGAAGTCGGCATCTGCCTCGGCCAGCGCCCAGCTGGGACTAGCGACCGGCCCGTTATGCTTGGCCAGGCCCTCAAGAGCTTCCCAGCTGAGGTTGAGGCCGTCAAAACCGACGTATGGCGTCTCCAGCCTCGTGACGAGGCGGATCGAGTGGGCGTTGTGGTCGAAGCCGCCGGCCTCTGCCAGCGCATCCTGCAACGCATCCTCGCCAGCGTGACCGAACGGCGGGTGGCCGAGATCGTGGGCCAGGCACAATGTCTCGGTCAGGTCTTCGTTCAGGCCGAGCGCGCGGGCGATGGTCCGGCCGATTTGCGCCACTTCCAGGCTGTGGGTCAGACGAACGCGATAATGGTCGCCGTCGGGTGCGACGAAGACCTGGGTCTTGTGGCGCAGCCTGCGGAAGGCGATCGAGTGGATAATCCGGTCGCGGTCGCGCTGGAACACGTCGCGTGGGCCGCGCGGGCCGGAATCGCTTTCCTGGTGCCGGCGCCCGCGCGACAGGCTTGGCTGGACCGCCAGCGCAGGGTTGAGCTTCACCGAACCTCGAGCTTACGGACCGGCTGGCCAGGAGCGCTGGTCCAGCTGAATGCCTTGATACGCTCGTTCGACAACGCCTCTTCGAAAATCTCGGCGTCTTCGCGGCTTTTAAATGGTCCGATCACCAGCCGCGCCTTAGCGCCATCGGCGGCAACATAGCCATCGATGTCTTCGAACAATTCGGGGCTTCGCGAGCGGATCCTGCGGAATTCGTCCGGCAGCGCCGATTCGTTCGCGCCGCTGGCAAGCTGAAGCCAGATCTTGCGGCTGCCGGCGCTCGCCTGCACCCGCTTGGCAGGCGCCAGCGGGCGAGTCAGCGCCGCCGTGGCGATGCTTGGCGCGGGAACCGACGCCGCAGGGAAGCTTGCGACGGCATTCGTCGAAGCCGGGGCCGGTTGGCGAAGCAGTTCCTCAATTCCGGCAAGCCCGTCCCCCGGCGAGTCCGCGCCGGCGTAGCTAGACCCGGCGGCTCCGGGGAAGACGCCAAGGTGGACCGCCGCGGCTTTCTCCGACGCGCTGAGCTGCGGGAGTTTCCGGAAGAACGGGTCCATCCGCAGCGAAGCGCCGGGCATCATCGAATCGAGCGCGGCCTTGGCGCCGACGACATCGCCGGCCAAGGCCAGGACCAGCGACTTGACCCGTGTCGCGCCGGGATCGCGACGCAGCAGCAATGGCTGGAGCGTCGTCAGCGCTGCAGGAACGTTGCCGCCGATCGCCTGACTCAAGGCAAGGCGGCGCGTCGCCTCATCCCGGTCCGTCCCCAGCATCGCCACGCGATAATCGGTCTGCGCGAGCGCCTGTTGCCCAAGCAGGTCGAAGGCGAGCCCGCGATCGCAACCGAAGGACGTGACGCTGGCGCCAAGCTGTTGGGCGCGGGCAAAATAGGTCAAGGCCGCCTGCGGGTCGCCCGAACCGACCAGGGCCGCGCCGATGCCGGCCTGCGCAACCGGGTTGTTGCCGTTCACTTCCGCCGCGCGCGCATAAAATCCGGCCGCCGACTGAGCATCGCCAAGGGCCAGTGACGCCCGACCCGCAGCGACCAGGGCGTTGAAGTCCTTGGGGCTCGTCGCAAGCACGCGAATGCTTCTCGCAAGCGCGTCCGAGGGGCTTTCGACATAGGCCGGCATTTGCGCCGACGCCCTCGGCGTAACGGCAAGTATGCTGCCCACGCCTGCTAGAATTGCCGCTGCTAAACGGACACGTTTCATCGATTTCCCCGCCATCCCGGCTCCCCTGCGCAAGAGGAGCTTGCGAGAACCTTTCTGACTAGTCGCGGCGCGATGAACCGTGCGGCAGCCTCGGTGAGCGGGCCGCCGAAGGCGCAATCCTACTGGTTGTTCTGCCGATTGAGGAAGCGCGGGATGTCGATCGGCTCACGCGAGAAGCCGGGCATGTCGCCATCGTCCTCGCCGATCTGCGCCTTGGGCGCTCCGCGGGCGATGTTCGACATCCGCTCGAACAGCGTTCCGCTTTCGCGCTTGGGCTGGTCGCCCTCGTCCCGCGCCTCGGCCTCGTCGGTCGGCGGTGCAATCGGCGGTGCGCCGACCGGGCTGGTGAGGATGTCGTCGCTGTCGAGCAGCAGCTCGTCGCCTTCCTCGCCGCCTACTTCCTCGGTCAGCTCCATGGCTTCGTCTTCGTCGCTGTCCTCAGCGTCCATTTCAGGCGCCGCGGCAACAGGATCGGCGGCCGGAGCGACCGTGCGTGCGCTCGGGAAGGTGAAGACCTTGGCCGGCTGCGCCTGCGTCCCTGTCTCGGCTTCGATGCCGGTGGCGACCACCGACACGCGAATCTTGCCTTCCATGTTGTTGTTGAACGCCGAGCCCCAAATGATGTTGGCGTCGGGATCGACCAATTCCTTGATGTGGCTGGCAGCCTCGTCGACCTCCATCAGGCGCATGTCCTCACCGCCGGTGATCGAGATGATGACGCCCTTGGCGCCCTTCATGCTGACGCCGTCGAGCAGCGGGTTGGAAATGGCCTTCTCGGCGGCCTCGATGGCGCGGTTGTCGCCCGAGGCTTCGCCGGTTCCCATCATCGCCTTGCCCATTTCGCCCATCACCGAACGCACGTCGGCGAAGTCGAGGTTGATGAGGCCGGGCATGACCATCAGGTCG
Proteins encoded in this region:
- the scpB gene encoding SMC-Scp complex subunit ScpB, whose protein sequence is MDELARAVEATLFASETPLTVAELAQHVGEGDLDAALAQLAEVYQGHGVELVERGGRWHFQTAPDLAHLLRRTREEPRRLSRAATETLAIIAYHEPVSRAEIEAIRGVQISKGTLDVLMEAGWVRTAGRREGPGRPLLYATTAEFLTHFGLASRRDLPGIDDLKAAGLLDPLDEAAFAAMGELQLESGDEDD
- the ftsZ gene encoding cell division protein FtsZ, yielding MSIDFIRPEVDELRPRISVIGVGGAGGNAVANMIRSDVQGVDFIVANTDAQALNTSSADRRIQLGLKITQGLGAGSRPEIGRAAAEETIEEIERALEGAHMCFIAAGMGGGTGTGAAPVIAKTARDKGILTVGVVTKPFAFEGARRTRSADSGIEELQQHVDTLIVIPNQNLFRLANSDTTFKEAFEMADEVLQQGVRGITDLMVMPGLINLDFADVRSVMGEMGKAMMGTGEASGDNRAIEAAEKAISNPLLDGVSMKGAKGVIISITGGEDMRLMEVDEAASHIKELVDPDANIIWGSAFNNNMEGKIRVSVVATGIEAETGTQAQPAKVFTFPSARTVAPAADPVAAAPEMDAEDSDEDEAMELTEEVGGEEGDELLLDSDDILTSPVGAPPIAPPTDEAEARDEGDQPKRESGTLFERMSNIARGAPKAQIGEDDGDMPGFSREPIDIPRFLNRQNNQ
- a CDS encoding twin-arginine translocase TatA/TatE family subunit → MGGFSLIHWIILGLFLLLLFGGNRFSAAMKDVGKGLRSFKEGIGDEEEERRKRVEAEGRLQSRPPERPIEVTPEPRPTAEQPPLRDDEPRR
- the argS gene encoding arginine--tRNA ligase, producing the protein MSVYSHYAALLDGVLDELQADGTLPADINRRAVAVEPPRDPAHGDLATNAAMVLAKAASTNPRSLAAAIAPKLEAIPTVASVEVAGPGFLNIRLAPESWRNELATILREGDAYGQSTAGKNERVNVEYVSANPTGPLHMGHCRGAVVGDALARLLEAAGFRVTKEYYVNDAGSQVETLARSVHLRYREALGEDIGPIPEGMYPGDYLVPIGTALAAEYGDRFAQAPESEWLALFMERAVAAMLDLIRHDLALLNIHHDIFASEAKLQQSGAVDAGLEQLKQRGLIYQGTLEAPKGETPDDWEPVELTLFRSTEFGDDQDRPMKKSDGSWTYFGADAAYHLKKAQDADHLVNIWGADHAGTVKRVQSAVKALTDGRVDLDVKLVQMVRLFRAGEPVKMSKRAGDFVTLADVVGEVGKDVVRFMMLTKRADTMLDFDFAKVVEASKDNPVFYVQYAHARISSLHRKAADAGVSLDAGADLSLLDEEELGLVKFAAQFPRTIEAAAMAHEPHRIAFYLYDLAAAFHALWNRGNDDPGRRFLVEDNPQLSRARLELARGIGQIIRSGLKLMGVEAAEEMR
- the nagZ gene encoding beta-N-acetylhexosaminidase — encoded protein: MQAAIYGLAGPQLSDEERGFFRDADPAGFILFKRNCESQQQLLTLTDALRDLSGRADVPILIDQEGGRVARMKAPEWPAFPAAEAFARLYETAPSSAIEAVRSNARALGLMLAEAGINVDCLPMLDVRQPGASDIVGDRALGADPMQVAALGRAVLTGLRSAGVVGVIKHMPGHGRALVDSHLELPVVTASEEELQVDLEPFERLNWAPMGMTAHVVYTAWDKARPGSLSPTVISQIIRERIGFDGWLMSDDLGMNALQGDFGERAAGAVAAGCDVALHCSGIMEEMVAIAAAVPAMSAVGEERLARAMATIAEAQDGPSFAECVDKRDQLLALA
- a CDS encoding deoxyguanosinetriphosphate triphosphohydrolase codes for the protein MKLNPALAVQPSLSRGRRHQESDSGPRGPRDVFQRDRDRIIHSIAFRRLRHKTQVFVAPDGDHYRVRLTHSLEVAQIGRTIARALGLNEDLTETLCLAHDLGHPPFGHAGEDALQDALAEAGGFDHNAHSIRLVTRLETPYVGFDGLNLSWEALEGLAKHNGPVASPSWALAEADADFDLRLGSWPSLEAQVAAIADDIAYDNHDIDDGLRAGLLDTESLREVPLVARHWGMIEERCGTLAPDKMQRALVRDQIGTMVADVLEETRRRIDASGVETVDDVRAANGPLVGFSAGLAAEERALKRFLYDQVYNAPALHPVRQQAQQVIAGLAKAYLDDPSLLPEDWRGSGDAVDHSRRVGDFIAGMTDPFAIARYRALVGPVDLPERF
- the tatB gene encoding Sec-independent protein translocase protein TatB yields the protein MFGVDSTELLIVAVLALLFIGPKELPTTMRTVGRWVGKMRGMARHFTSGFEAMVREAELEEMEKKWREENERIMREYPALTDPTAIVEPEVEPVSDDQPPLPLEHPQRELP
- a CDS encoding SPOR domain-containing protein — encoded protein: MSDSRAVYDEDRLPWLQEVEDEDAPSGVSAGRMLAALVVVLAAAAIVAATFFWIGRKDAGEAGSAPELIEAPSGPYKVKPTDPGGLDVAGDSETAYQTSAGQDFDSQLDTSRLPRQPGSVPAPQSEATPAAEAEKPVPPTPKSEAKPEQPAVSGGGSVIQLGAYKNTAQAQRAWSALTARFPDLGSLSKIVVPYSAGGSSGYRLRAGASSPARAQEMCKALQAAGESCFIAR
- a CDS encoding segregation and condensation protein A, with translation MAEQQLRLVHSEPDELNLTLDGWEGPLDLLLELARGQKVDLAQISILALVEQYLAYLNQARALKLEIAADYLVMAAWLAYLKSCLLLPKDPEQDPSPEEIALRLQMRLQRLDAMREAGARLMGRDRVGRDVFVRAAPEGLRLVRKSAWHATAFDLFAAYGTVKARTQPAFHVVHARSVMTLEEAIERVGKLIGMAIEWTEIRAFLPDTADPQYAKSALASSFVATLELARRGRLDLAQESAFAPLRVRVA
- a CDS encoding DUF922 domain-containing protein; amino-acid sequence: MINVFIALLATGAAQAVMPTVSPAPARPLSSIPGVTVKYYDVPGNTPEAVNKAIIAMRTAPGTSGPKTVSTAWSTDAEIGKTTTAGVCKVASAKVNFTGTVELPRLATQSAKPEFLKNWNGFVSGLEAEAAADLGYVYDNRGMIEKAIMAAPCDGTAEAMKAASEQLKAQVRTASAQRAAARSAAARAATAQSAQPAAPTAEPKRSREKSISGLDKQTTRPTDD
- a CDS encoding SPOR domain-containing protein, translated to MGSILAVTPRASAQMPAYVESPSDALARSIRVLATSPKDFNALVAAGRASLALGDAQSAAGFYARAAEVNGNNPVAQAGIGAALVGSGDPQAALTYFARAQQLGASVTSFGCDRGLAFDLLGQQALAQTDYRVAMLGTDRDEATRRLALSQAIGGNVPAALTTLQPLLLRRDPGATRVKSLVLALAGDVVGAKAALDSMMPGASLRMDPFFRKLPQLSASEKAAAVHLGVFPGAAGSSYAGADSPGDGLAGIEELLRQPAPASTNAVASFPAASVPAPSIATAALTRPLAPAKRVQASAGSRKIWLQLASGANESALPDEFRRIRSRSPELFEDIDGYVAADGAKARLVIGPFKSREDAEIFEEALSNERIKAFSWTSAPGQPVRKLEVR